One genomic window of Nicotiana sylvestris chromosome 10, ASM39365v2, whole genome shotgun sequence includes the following:
- the LOC104238645 gene encoding peptidyl-tRNA hydrolase, mitochondrial, translating to MLSRIYRRNFCTCSPRPWLFVGLGNPGEKYKGTRHNVGFEMLDAFAESQGIQMETVHCKAMFGKGFVNGVPVLLAKPLTYMNLSGESTGPLAAYYKLPLNRVVVFHDDMDLPCGVLRLHPKGGHHSHNGLKSVIYHFRANREFPRLRIGIGRPPGQMDPKAFMLQKFNSTARERIDAALLEGIHALKQVLSKGFSESSKCFNTEQKYKHIRLQTLPT from the exons ATGCTTAGCAGAATTTATAGGCGCAACTTCTGCACTTGTTCTCCTCGGCCGTGGCTCTTTGTTGGGTTAGGCAATCCTGGGGAAAAATACAAGGGAACAAGACACAAT GTTGGATTTGAAATGCTTGATGCATTTGCAGAGTCACAAGGGATTCAGATGGAGACAGTACATTGCAAAGCTATGTTTGGAAAAG GTTTTGTCAATGGCGTTCCAGTTCTCCTTGCTAAGCCACTAACTTATATGAATTTGAGCGGTGAATCT ACCGGCCCACTTGCAGCATATTACAAGCTTCCTCTTAATCGTGTGGTTGTG TTTCATGATGACATGGATTTACCATGTGGAGTTCTTCGTCTTCACCCCAAGGGAGGTCATCACAGCCATAATGG GTTGAAGAGTGTGATTTATCATTTCCGTGCAAATCGAGAGTTTCCTCGGTTAAGAATAG GTATTGGAAGGCCTCCTGGTCAAATGGATCCCAAAGCATTCATGCTTCAAAAGTTTAACTCAACTGCGAGAGAACGA ATTGATGCTGCATTACTTGAAGGAATACATGCGTTGAAGCAAGTCTTATCCAAAGGCTTTTCTGAAAGTTCTAAATGCTTCAATACCGAGCAGAAGTACAAGCATATAAGATTGCAGACGTTGCCAACATGA
- the LOC104238646 gene encoding uncharacterized protein → MDSESTQYQQAQLAAILGADPAPFETLISHLMSTSNEQRSQAESIFNLIKQNDPNSLALKLANLLTSSPHIEPRAMSAILLRKLLTRDDSFIWPKLTESTRSGIKTVLLTCIQREESKSIIKKLCDTVSELASSILPENQWPEMLPFMFQCVTSDSPKLQESAFLIFAQLAQYIGEILVPYIKDLHSVFLQTLNNSPNPDVRIAALSAVINFIQCLSSSSERDRFQDLLPSMMKTLTEALNSGQEATAQEALELLIELAGTEPRFLRRQLVDVVGAMLQVAEAESLEEGTRHLAIEFVITLAEARERAPGMMRKLPQFISRLFAILMKMLLDVEDEAVWHSAEAEHEDAGETSNYSVGQECLDRLAIALGGNTIVPVASEQLPSYLAAPEWQKHHAALIALAQIAEGCSKVMIKNLEQVVNMVLNSFQDPHPRVRWAAINAIGQLSTDLGPDLQVQYHNRVLPALAAAMDDFQNPRVQAHAASAVLNFSENCTPEILTPYLDGIVSKLLVLLQNGNQMVQEGALTALASVADSSQEHFQKYYDAVMPYLKTILVNATDKSNRMLRAKAMECISLVGMAVGKDKFRDDAKQVMEVLMSLQGSQMETDDPTTSYMLQAWARLCKCLGQDFLPYMSVVMPPLLQSAQLKPDVTISSADSDNELDDSDDDSMETITLGDKRIGIKTSVLEEKATACNMLCCYADELKEGFYPWIDQVAPTLVPLLKFYFHEEVRKAAVSAMPELLRSAKLAVEKGIAQGRNESYVKQLSDYIVPALVEALHKEPDTEICASMLDALNECLQISGPLLDEGQVRSIVDEIKQVITASSSRKRERAERAKAEDFDAEESELLREENEQEEEVFDQVGEILGTLIKTFKAAFLPFFDELSSYLMPMWGKDKTAEERRIAICIFDDVAEQCHEAALKYYDTYLPFLLEACNDESPDVRQAAVYGLGVCAEYGGSVFKSLVGEALSRLNVVLRHPNALHPENVMAYDNAVSALGKICNFHRDSIDSAQVIPAWLNSLPIKGDLIEAKVVHDQLCSMVERSDRELLGANNEYLPKIVSVFAEVLCAGKDLATEQTGSRMITLLRQLQQTLPPATLASIWSSLQPQQQVALQSMLSS, encoded by the exons ATGGATTCCGAGTCAACTCAGTATCAACAAGCCCAGCTGGCGGCCATACTGGGAGCCGACCCGGCACCATTCGAGACCCTAATCTCCCACCTCATGTCCACCTCCAACGAGCAACGATCCCAAGCTGAGTCAATCTTCAACCTCATCAAGCAGAACGATCCTAACTCACTTGCTCTCAAACTCGCCAATCTTCTCACTTCCTCCCCACACATCGAGCCCCGTGCTATGTCCGCTATCCTCCTTCGTAAACTGCTAACTCGTGACGACTCCTTCATCTGGCCCAAACTCACCGAGTCTACTCGGTCCGGTATTAAGACTGTCCTCCTCACATGTATCCAGCGCGAAGAATCCAAATCGATTATCAAGAAATTATGCGACACCGTTTCCGAGCTCGCTTCGTCCATTCTGCCGGAAAATCAATGGCCTGAAATGCTGCCATTCATGTTTCAGTGTGTTACCAGCGATTCACCAAAGTTACAGGAGTCTGCATTTCTGATATTTGCTCAATTAGCACAATATATCGGTGAGATTTTGGTTCCATATATAAAGGATTTGCATTCGGTGTTCCTGCAGACACTGAATAATTCCCCGAATCCGGATGTGAGGATTGCGGCATTAAGTGCTGTCATCAATTTCATACAGTGTTTATCCAGCTCAAGCGAGAGGGATAGATTTCAGGATCTATTGCCTTCTATGATGAAAACGTTAACCGAGGCCTTGAACAGTGGTCAAGAGGCTACAGCACAAGAAGCATTGGAGTTGTTGATTGAATTAGCAGGGACTGAACCTAGGTTCTTGAGGAGACAGCTGGTGGATGTCGTAGGGGCTATGTTGCAGGTAGCTGAGGCGGAGAGCCTAGAGGAGGGGACAAGGCATTTGGCAATTGAATTTGTGATTACCTTGGCCGAGGCGAGGGAACGTGCTCCAGGAATGATGAGGAAATTGCCGCAGTTTATTAGTAGGTTGTTTGCTATTTTGATGAAGATGTTACTAGATGTTGAGGATGAAGCTGTTTGGCATAGTGCTGAAGCTGAGCATGAGGATGCAGGGGAAACGAGTAACTATAGTGTGGGGCAGGAGTGTTTGGATAGGTTAGCTATTGCATTGGGCGGTAACACTATTGTTCCTGTTGCTTCAGAACAGTTACCTTCTTACTTGGCTGCACCCGAGTGGCAGAAGCACCATGCTGCTCTCATTGCCCTTGCTCAGATTGCTGAAGGTTGTTCTAAG GTGATGATTAAGAATTTGGAGCAAGTGGTCAACATGGTTCTCAATTCTTTCCAGGATCCTCATCCTCGAGTGAGGTGGGCAGCTATTAATGCAATTGGCCAGTTGTCAACCGACTTGGGTCCAGATTTGCAAGTTCAGTATCATAACCGTGTATTGCCAGCACTAGCGGCAGCTATGGATGATTTCCAAAATCCACGAGTACAG GCACATGCTGCATCAGCTGTCCTCAACTTCAGTGAGAACTGCACGCCAGAAATTCTGACACCTTATCTAGATGGAATAGTTAGCAAACTTCTTGTGCTTCTGCAG AATGGCAATCAAATGGTGCAAGAGGGAGCATTAACTGCTTTGGCTTCCGTAGCTGATTCATCCCAG GAGCACTTCCAGAAGTACTATGATGCTGTAATGCCGTATTTGAAAACTATCCTTGTAAATGCAACTGATAAATCTAATCGCATGCTTCGAGCCAAAGCCATGGAGTGCATAAGTCTGGTAGGGATGGCTGTAGGCAAAGATAAATTCAGAGATGACGCAAAGCAG GTTATGGAAGTGCTTATGTCATTGCAAGGATCACAAATGGAGACAGATGACCCTACTACTAGTTACATGCTACAG GCTTGGGCCAGACTTTGCAAGTGCTTGGGACAGGATTTCCTTCCATACATGAGTGTAGTCATGCCTCCTTTGCTTCAATCTGCTCAACTAAAGCCTGATGTgaccatatcatctgcagattcaGACAATGAACTTGATGATTCAGATGACGATAG CATGGAGACCATAACTCTTGGGGATAAAAGGATAGGCATCAAAACAAGTGTCCTAGAGGAGAAGGCTACAGCTTGTAATATGCTATGCTGCTATGCTGATGAGCTAAAGGAAGGTTTCTACCCGTGGATTGACCAG GTCGCTCCTACATTAGTTCCGCTTCTGAAATTCTATTTCCATGAGGAAGTCAGGAAAGCTGCAGTTTCGG CTATGCCGGAGCTGTTACGGTCTGCTAAACTGGCTGTAGAGAAAGGGATTGCTCAGGGCCGAAATGAGTCCTACGTCAAGCAGTTATCCGACTACATAGTACCAGCTTTGGTGGAGGCTTTGCATAAG GAGCCTGATACCGAAATATGTGCAAGTATGTTGGACGCATTGAATGAGTGCCTACAG ATATCTGGACCACTCCTGGATGAAGGGCAGGTCCGAAGCATTGTGGATGAGATAAAGCAGGTCATCACGGCCAGTTCAAGTCGAAAGAGAGAACGGGCAGAGAGAGCAAAAGCTGAAGACTTTGATGCTGAGGAGAGTGAACTGCTCAGGGAGGAAAATGAGCAAGAAGAAGAAGTATTTGACCAA GTTGGTGAAATATTGGGTACACTGATCAAAACATTCAAGGCAGCTTTCTTACCCTTCTTTGATGAGCTCTCATCATATCTAATGCCTATGTGG GGCAAGGATAAAACAGCCGAAGAACGGAGAATAGCAATTTGTATCTTTGATGATGTTGCAGAGCAGTGCCATGAAGCAGCTTTAAA GTATTATGACACATATCTTCCTTTCCTTTTGGAAGCATGCAATGATGAGAGCCCGGATGTCAGACAG GCTGCTGTATATGGACTTGGTGTATGTGCAGAATATGGTGGCTCTGTTTTCAAGTCTCTAGTAGGAG AGGCTCTGTCAAGGCTCAATGTTGTTTTAAGGCATCCGAATGCTCTACATCCTGAGAATGTAATGGCATATGACAACGCTGTTTCAGCATTAGGGAAGATATGTAATTTTCATCGTGATAGCATTGACTCGGCCCAG GTTATTCCTGCTTGGTTGAATTCCCTGCCGATAAAAGGTGACCTGATCGAAGCCAAGGTTGTTCACGACCAACTTTGTTCAATGGTCGAAAG GTCAGACAGAGAGCTTCTGGGTGCCAACAACGAGTACCTCCCAAAAATTGTTTCCGTTTTTGCTGAG